DNA from Tripterygium wilfordii isolate XIE 37 chromosome 15, ASM1340144v1, whole genome shotgun sequence:
TGATTATCTTAATCCAATAGTAAATTCTCACAAGTTAAACATAATTATCAATACATATCAATTCACTTGCTTGACATATTTACAAATTCATTAAATAATCAAATAGCATGAGATGGtgaatcatcaaaattatacatgtagGACCTTTGATCCAACACAAGTGAGAATACAAATAAGATCCAATGTACTTGTTAGACTCCATATTTTGGATACACTTTATTCTTCTTTGATTGGCAGTTATAGTCATGAATGCTACTCATGCACCCAAGTTTCCTCTTCATTTCCTTCCAAATGCTGGTCTTGCCTTTCTTGGCTCTCTGGCTCCTACACCCACTTACAATCTCTTTCTTCATCATGTGGCATTCCCTCTCTAACTCCATCACTTTGTTACTCATCAACTTCATTTCTGTCTCCACTTCTTCCTCACCCAAACCCACCTTCTTCACTTCATTCTCCAATTCTTCCTCCGCTTCCTCGTTTCGCAATTTGTCATCAACACATTGCATTTCCTTTGTGATTGTGTCGCGCAGCTGTAACTGCGCCACAAACAGCACCTGCACCACAAACCTCAATGGTAATCTTTCGTTTTTCGCTGCATGTTCGCAAGCTTCAGGAGACATTTTTTGACAATCCAACGCCCGGCACACCTCTTCCCTCTCCATCTCAGTTAGGTACCTATGCTTGTCAAGATAAATGTCAATAGCTCTATATATTCCATCAGCATTCCGGTGTGTACCAAACGATGCTGCCACTGACATCTCTGCTAGCGATGTGAATGTGTCTGCCTTCAAATCTATGTCACTTGCAACCTCTGCTAAAAGTTCTTCAATGAGTTCAGCCACTGTGATTAACCCTGAAATATTGGAGCCATTGTAATTGCCGTAGAAATTCTTCAGAATTCTTCTGATAGACTCGATATCATACTGTACTTCCTTAGCATAGCCTTGAGAAGGTATCAGGAGGTCTTTGACCGTAGCCTGGTCTAGTTGTTTTCCAATTCTGATCTCGAAGCCATTCCTACAATCAGTGCTAGCTTCCAATGCAATTGCAAACCTCAACATTTCAAACAATGATGTACATGGAAGTAGCCCTTTCTCATTAGGCAAAAGCCGTTCCATTGCTTCGATGATTTCCCTCATCGAGTTCTTCTTGTAAATCGACATATTCTCTTCATCGATGCTGCTAGAAAGCACCCACTTTCTTGCATATTGAAAAATTGATGCAGAAATGTTTTCTGATGGGACTCCATGCTGTTTTATGGCACGAATAGTTGGTTCGTAGAGCTGGAGAGACAGTATTGTCAAATCCTCTGATTGCCAATCAGTAGTACTAGTAGCAAATAGCCTTCTCCTCACATTTGGCCTAAACCGTTCACTGTCCTCACTATCATAATCATTTTCTATGTTTTGAGCCGGTTCTCCAAGAAGGCGAGGATCAACTAGTACCTTCTGAATTATAGACTCTAAACAGGCATCAACTAGACCAAGATCCAGTGCTTGGTGAAGGATGCTTTCTATCATACGAAAAGCCTTAACCGTTTCGTTCCAGCTTGCGAGGACTCTTTGTTCAAAAAAGGTAAGAGCCTTTCTTAATAAGTTGTTAGTGCTGTGACTTTCTGTCATCTCAAGATAGTTAGCAAGACAGATGAGGGGTACAACATTCTCAGTCGACATCTGCACTTCAAATCCATAACAAAACCTTGCCACAAGCTCGAAAGTTTCAGGGTCAGCTGGTATGTCTCGAAAGAGGAGAGATAAGTCTTGTTGGGAATTCCCTTCAAGTAAAGCAGTTGCCTTGGCAGATTTTGAAGCCAGCAGTTCCTATTCAACATAAGCAACAAAATCTATCGATAAATTGCACTGTTCTTTTTAAGACAATAGAAAAAACAAGTTAAGGCTTATTTCAAGTATCATCTCACTCTGTCAAGTGCAAAAGGCACTCCATGTACATGGAGTTGAATATCTGATGAGGAACCAG
Protein-coding regions in this window:
- the LOC119979785 gene encoding BTB/POZ domain-containing protein At3g03510-like; this translates as MLFFDILYIAGCPNLELLASKSAKATALLEGNSQQDLSLLFRDIPADPETFELVARFCYGFEVQMSTENVVPLICLANYLEMTESHSTNNLLRKALTFFEQRVLASWNETVKAFRMIESILHQALDLGLVDACLESIIQKVLVDPRLLGEPAQNIENDYDSEDSERFRPNVRRRLFATSTTDWQSEDLTILSLQLYEPTIRAIKQHGVPSENISASIFQYARKWVLSSSIDEENMSIYKKNSMREIIEAMERLLPNEKGLLPCTSLFEMLRFAIALEASTDCRNGFEIRIGKQLDQATVKDLLIPSQGYAKEVQYDIESIRRILKNFYGNYNGSNISGLITVAELIEELLAEVASDIDLKADTFTSLAEMSVAASFGTHRNADGIYRAIDIYLDKHRYLTEMEREEVCRALDCQKMSPEACEHAAKNERLPLRFVVQVLFVAQLQLRDTITKEMQCVDDKLRNEEAEEELENEVKKVGLGEEEVETEMKLMSNKVMELERECHMMKKEIVSGCRSQRAKKGKTSIWKEMKRKLGCMSSIHDYNCQSKKNKVYPKYGV